The Dromaius novaehollandiae isolate bDroNov1 chromosome 19, bDroNov1.hap1, whole genome shotgun sequence genome contains the following window.
TCGCGGCTCAGCCTGGGCCGAGCCTCCTCCACGGCCACCAGCACGGCGGCGCCGGAGCAGGGCCGCCCGCGGGACTACCTGGTGCTCGCCATCTTCTCCTGCTTCTGCCCCGTCTGGCCCATCAACATCGTGGCCCTCGTCTTCTCCATCATGGTGAGTGCGGCTccgccgggctcccgccgcccgcgcgctcgacggcgcggcccggggctgcggggccgcccgggagctgtccgcggtgctgcggccgccgcgctgcgccgcgcccgtCGGgcaccggggggcaccggggggcaccggggcacacggcggggctgggccgggaggAGGCTGCGCGGCTCCGGCAGCCCGGGCGGGCGTCGGCGCGGGGGCTCCGCTCCCCCGGGACGCGGCGATCgggggccgcggagcggggccgagccgggcaggCGGTTCCCGGCCCGGGAcagcgcccggggccgcggccggcagTGCCCGGCGGGAcggagcggggcagccccgcACACGCCGGGAAAATCCGCAGCCCGGGCCTTGGGATTGGGAGCGGGGTGGGAGCCAGGGCTGGACGCGCTGCCCCCCTCCTCACCGGCGCCCCCCGGGCAGCCGATCCCCCTCCGGCAGCGGCAGGGAGCTCTCGGCCACTGCCGTGCCTGGAGCGCGGCTCCCCGCGTTTCCCCGGGAAGGCAAAGCCGGGACAAGGGCTCTCCCTGCGCACCCCGTAGCAGCGAGCCCACCCCCGCAGCGCCGGGAGACCCTGCCGGTCCCCGCTGGCTGTGAGCTAGGTCCTGTTCTCAGACACTTCAAAGGAACCGGCTGCACCTACAGCTTTTTTTAGTTGCCCTAAAGAAgcaatttttctgctttaaatatcGCCCACAACTCCGCAAATACACCAACATCAGAGCAGGGGAGAATAAAGCCAAGCAGCCGCCCACCCCGCTCGGGTGCAGGTGGCTCCACGCTCCCAGGTCCGTCAGCAGAAGCTCACAAGTACGGCCACCTCCTGCCCCTAAGGAAGGCGCCCTGCTGCTTTACCTGCCCCGGGTGCCTTTTACACCCTTGATCTGCAATCGAGGCAAATCTCTGCTTTGAAAACCAGCTCAGGGAAAGCAAATGCCTGCTTACGCCACAGAAATACACCAAGGAGGATATGGAGCCAGCACCTCCCCAAAAGCCAGCAACAACGTGAAGAGTCAGACACCAGTAGGTGCTACAGAGAGCCCTGTAGAAAGACCAGTTTCCATTTTGAGGAGCAATCCGTGGCTGTAGGTGCCAGCTGCCATCTGCATGGCACAGTTGCCTGGTGGAGTCTGCTCAGCCGGCATATGGGTGAGCCAGGCTCAGCCGCGCTTGGCTTTGCACTGCGACGAGGGGGAAAGCAGACGGCTATTGCAGAGCCACGGGAATAAGCGAGGGCTCTCACGGGGATTTTCCAGCCGCAGCAGCCTTCGTGCAAAGCAGGTTCTCCAGTCTCCTTTGTGGGCGTTAGAGCCTCCGGCACGCAGGGATGTGCCTTGGGCCTGGGGTGGcttttcaaacacacacacaagcccCGTAGAGTAGAAGAAACGCGGAGGAGGTTGACATCACTAGACTGTGACACACTGACGTGTTCTTACTGTGCTAAACACAAAGGGAGGCAGTACCAACGGGCCAATACGACGCTTGGCTTTCCTGCTGGCCTCTGCTTCTGAGGCCCCTGAAAACCCCAACCAGCCCCTGCTCAGGCAGAGCCAGGGAGGGGGacacccagccccagcccccagagCCTCCAAGGCAGACGGCACACCCAGATGAGCTGTTTTCCAGGACAAGATTCCTAGCACGCGCGGCATGTTATGAGCCAGCGCTCGTCCTCTGGACCCTTCCCGGGCACGCTGTCCCTCTGCGGGGACGCTCAGTCCATCACCGCTACTTCCCTTTGGCCGTGCCTGGGTCCACCCCACGCCCCAGCACCATCTGCCAGCCCGGCCTCCCGCGTGGCTCTAGGACGAGGAGCGATCCTGGCTCCGCGCTAGCCCTGGGGAGCCAGGAAACGTCATCTGACTAGTTCCTCCCGCAGGCAGGAGCAGCTTTCAGGGCGTTAGCTGGCATTTCACCTGCCGGGGATGAACGTGGCGACTACGGAGACTCCCGAAGGTGTGGGTGCCCCACAGCATAAAAACGGGGGGTCCTGAGCACCTGCAAAGCTGAGCAGGAGCCAGGCTTTTACCGTCGCTGGCACCCGAGGAAGAGCCGCCCTGTCAAGCTCCGCGCCTCGCTCACAGCCAGGGAGGGGGAGGCGCTTCGGCAATGTGCTGACTTTCTTTTAGCTCtgcaattgtatttttctttcctaagtcAATGCTTTTTGCACATGAAAGCTTTTCTGGACAATGAGCAGCAACCGGAGAGGAAAGCAAATGAATGCTTTTGGACGCAGAGGCTcataaatcatttttcaaaagctGCTCTCAGATCCGCGCGGGGCCTAGGGCCAGGGGCAGAGCGAGACTCCGCCGTCGGCCCCAGCCCTTCCCTGCTCACGCTGGTCTCACGGGTGCGAGCCACCCGCGGGCTGCTGCCCTCACCCTTGGATGGGTTTCCTTGACCAAGCGAGGACCAGTTACGGCGCTTCCCGGCCTGGCCGCCCGGTTCCTGccagcccccgcgccgggggccgcgcgcgcAGGAGCAGCCCTGCAGCGGCCGTCGCAcgaggagagcagggcagagcccacgacacacacacacacgcttcgTTTATTGAAGCCCTTCCCCTTCCTACCAGAGCCCAGCCCCACGGAGGGGTGGAGGCGCAGAGGTCACCGGACAGCACCCACCAACACCCACACCCACTTAGGTGAAGTGAGAAAGACGTGTAAATCCAGCCAGAAACGGCGTAAAGTAAAGCCAAGTGCAATTCTGCACAGCATTTGGTGTCCAAAATAAGTACTGTGATTATAGAAAGATGTAGGAGAAGTCAAACTATCCTTActcattttaaattatatattcatatatcCAAGCGTGCTGTTGACTTACACCTCTCTCAGCATGCTTTCTCCAAGAAAATGGAAACCTTAAGTATTAATGATTTATTCAGAATAAATGGTGGAAGCCAGCAGAGCACATCCGAAGCTGGCTGCTAAATCGTGAAAGATTGCAGGGAGGAGGATGTGACGATCTGTATTCTGTCCCTGGGACTAGCACAAAAAGCAATTGCCTTAATTTGCAACAAGACTTGGCTTAACTATTGGGTTAACCTTCTGAACAGGAACGCGAGCAGATAACAGTTTGAAAACAGATACTATTAATGTCTCTTTTGGATCATCTACACGTACCTGGCTCCATGCACGCTGATGCAAAGTCTgtcccttccagccctgctcccagggtTGTTCCTATTTTCTTACCACTCCGTTGTAATGCCACGTTCCTTGATACACACACTGACACGCTCCCCCTTAGCCCTGGAGTGTTTTTCAAGATATTCTCCTGCTGCAATCCTGATTAACAAACAAAACATTCATGTTTTTatgtagaaaggaaaataaaggattACTGATACTAGACAGCTATAATCAAACCGTTCCACTCCAATGAATAATATATGTACAGTAACAAATGCTTGCTAAACACTCCATGCAAATGCTTATGTATTTTTCATAATTGTCCGGGATAAACGAGCGGTAAATATTTCCAGAAGCTGTAGTGATAAATACGTCAGATTCGTTAGCCCATGCGTTTTCCCTAGAAGAAAGCTAAAACTGAGAGTATGTTTCACCGCAACCTAACGCACACCCTGCAAAAATATTACACTTCTGTGACAAAAATCTGAGCCTGCAAAAatctaaaatgttaaaaattgtcAGTGAGCAGTTAAGGGATCCTGTCAGTCCCTACGCTGCTGTATTctccccatctctccccatcatcCCATGAGGCTTAATTTTGTCACCTCCTGCTTTGTAATGGAaacaggctcttggctgcacaCAGCTGATTTTAGATATTGTCTGTCAAACATGCTGTAGAGTCCAAAAGGAATCAGGCCACGAGCTCTCGCCACGTCAAGTGTTGTGGAAGTTATTCCACAGCGTGATGCACTAGGGCAGCAGGACGTTTGGGAGAACGCAGCGGCATCGCCTCTTTGGGGCTCCGGTCCGTGTTATTTACACAGCGATGCCGACCGAGACCCGGATACGCAAATCCTAAAAACTGCATTTTAGCTACCTGAGCACTACGGACCAGGGCCAGCACGCAGAGAGGGCTCGGGGGGCACGTCTCCTTCGCCGTATCGTGGTGCCGACTACCCTGCACTTAACAGTGCAGTTATTTCTCagagatgccttttttttgttttgatacactccatcttgaattttttttaactagcttattttttttaaatccttttcctagttttcttttcaaaagccaCCTTCCAAGACCACGAATTGCAGCGCGGTAgcaggctgcagggagctgccGTGCTGGGACCGGCTCGGCAGACCGCTCCCGCGCCTCTCCGGAGACCCACGGCTCAGCCGGAGCtgcgggggggcaggggaaggaagcTTTAACCCACGTGCAAATGCTAAGTACTTAAAAATATCTCTAAAGGCCAGACAAGATTAACACTTTCAAGGTAGTTAAAATATCTACAACCCCcccagagaggctgggggagTTTTGCCAGACTCCTCCGCCAGGTCAAGGGGACATCCCGGGGCGCTGGGCTTCCTCCTCCTTGCACGGTCTCCGCCTGGCCTGGGCTGCTTCTCCTCCCTAtaccccctgcccctgctccgAGCCTTCCCAAACACATGAGAATTTTACCAATGGGTCTTAAAACTCCTTGTCCAGTCTCCATCCCTCCAAAACCCCTTTCTGATCGTTTTTCATCTGAGGCAAAAGATTCCCTGTGTGAATTCGGGAAGACGGCTTTCCCGTGGGGAGAGCCGGGCCGGGCACGTCCCGCCTGACTCATCCCGAGAAGGGAGCTTCTGTTTTGCTGATGGCGGGACTCCCGCCCCTCCATCACACGCGCCACGGATGCTGACGCACCGTGAGTGATTTCACCGTAAGAACCGCGCTGTCGTACTGCTCGACTGCCCTTCCGCTAAGTGCTAGGGCCTCGCGCGGCCAAGTGCAGGCAGCCCAGCGCACTGCTGTCCACGGGCTGAGGAGCACTCTGTGCTCTTCTATCAGCAGTAACGCTTTCCCCTCACCAGGAATTTCTGGTGTCAGTATTTCTCACTTGGGAACCAAATTACTGCCGATTACAAGAGCAAGAAATAAGATCATTCCTTATTTAATCACTTACCCCGAAGGTTTATGATGCATCTAATTGTGCTTGTGTATTATACTTCTTCTGATGAGCCTTGCGCTCGGTCCTCAGGCTTCCGGGTGCGCTTGGCACAGGTAGAGTCTTCTCTCGCCTGCCTGGTCAGCAGTTTTGCTGAGCACAGGGCGGATAACGAGGCTCAGAGGAGTCAGGCCACAGTACCAGCCTTGCTGCCCTGCCGCACACTGGGCAAGGTCCCGGCGAGCCCGCGGTGAGCTGTGGAGGGACACGTGCAGCCGTAGTGGGCAGACCACTGCCAAGCACCAGAGGAGCCCCGGGGTCTAGGTCTCCAGCAGGGTCCTTGACGGACGGCCCTGATGGAGCTACGGGACAGTGAAAAGCAAAGGGGCCTTTGTGGGACGGTTTAAGGGAAGCTCCAAGCTGCGTCCTCTGGCCACTGTGGGTTGCCACTTCTTCCCAAAACCAAGGATCGCTGCAATCCATCCCACTAAGAGGCTGCAGCCTTCAGGCTCCAGCCGCGATGCCAGTGCCCACAAAACATCAGCACGAGGCAAGCCCCGTTCTAGCTCCGACACCGGGGGATCCCTGTTAATGAACCAACACACAGTGATTTTTGGCTGCCTACCAGCAAGCTCCCCTTGCCCCCTTCCTCGCCCCTGCCATAGCTAGGGAGTCCTGCTCAGAGTAAAGCTTTCACTGAACTGCGTGAAGAAATCGATAGAGCAGCAGGGGAAACCACAACGAAaccagaagcagagcagagaagctATAGGGACTATTCCTTCCCTCCCTACAGCTGGCACAAGAGCAAGAAATCCCTGTAGGAGTACTGCATTCAAAAACAGAGATGACAAATGCAAGCTATGCAAGTCAGTGTAGAGACTCAGGGCAATGCAGAGGCACCAACGTGCGTCCCAGCAGAGGACGAAGCGCAGTGGTACCTATGGGGCAGGCGGCTCCTCTTCAGAGTCCCCACGTAAGTGAGCTGCCCTGTGGACTGAAGTaaagaatttcagctttttttcccatAAAGACAAAGAGAAGTTGCTGTTAGCTGGAGCTTCGCTGTGCCTCGTATCCTACACTGGGATACTACGCTATTTCTTAGTCACACCAATAAAAAAAGACTTGAGTCAGCGCAGCTTCTACCCAGGGGAAAGCAGGGCAACACATGCCAGTCAGGGCAGTCCAGAGCCGCTCAGTTTAGCAGGATAACAGAGGCTGTCCAGGCCCTGGGCGTGCAGGTGGGATACTTACGCCGTTCTGCGAGCGCCGAGGACTGTAAATCCAGACCCACGTGCTAACGCAGTAGTTGTCATTTTGGGGACTGCAGCCGGAGAATCACCGGAGAGCCATGACCGTTCTCCGTTTCTGTGTGTTTCTCCACCAGTCGAGGAACAGCGGGCAGCAGGGAGACATGGACGGAGCCCGGCGCCTCGGCCGCATGGCCAGGCTGCTCAGCATCGTCTCCATTATCCTGGGGACCATCATCATCGTGCTCTACGTGTCACTCAGCGTCAGAGGTAACgtctcctcctcttctgcccaGCCTGGCTAGAGCAGGGACTCCATGCCGCTCCTTGCGTGCTGCCTCCAGCACGCCGTTTCTGAGAGACACGAGCCTACATCTCCCGGGCAGGCGGCACGTCGCCCCAGGGGAACCGAAGAGTCAGGGCA
Protein-coding sequences here:
- the TRARG1 gene encoding trafficking regulator of GLUT4 1 is translated as MASGTAAPGGSGSGSGSGSVLPARSLETEKLLAAPEGREEKGLRGSKSFSAALPGEAERNGHGLTYKSVSVGHLEAAPLSPSRLSLGRASSTATSTAAPEQGRPRDYLVLAIFSCFCPVWPINIVALVFSIMSRNSGQQGDMDGARRLGRMARLLSIVSIILGTIIIVLYVSLSVRGS